From one Candidatus Zixiibacteriota bacterium genomic stretch:
- a CDS encoding GNAT family N-acetyltransferase, whose product MTIRELRPTDWPHVEKLFGAKGACGGCWCMYWRIPHGGKMWREATGEPNRKAMMKLIKAGKVLGVLAFDQDRPVGWCSFGRRTDFPRTETAKAYRRDDIDKVWSINCFYIDKEYRQQGLVYTLAETAIKAIKKRKGRIVEAYPVPLTKDGNKLPAAFVYTGPEAVFKKLGFKLVQRLSYSRPLYRLEL is encoded by the coding sequence ATTCGAGAATTGAGACCGACCGACTGGCCGCACGTGGAAAAGTTGTTTGGCGCCAAAGGGGCGTGTGGCGGATGCTGGTGCATGTACTGGCGAATTCCGCACGGCGGCAAGATGTGGCGGGAAGCCACAGGGGAGCCCAATCGAAAGGCCATGATGAAGCTTATCAAGGCAGGCAAGGTCCTCGGTGTTCTGGCATTTGACCAAGACCGCCCGGTCGGCTGGTGCTCCTTCGGCCGCAGAACTGATTTCCCTCGCACCGAGACCGCCAAGGCGTATCGGCGCGATGATATCGACAAGGTTTGGTCAATCAACTGTTTCTATATCGACAAAGAATACCGACAACAGGGACTCGTGTACACACTGGCTGAGACGGCCATCAAAGCGATCAAAAAGCGAAAAGGGCGGATTGTTGAAGCGTACCCAGTGCCGCTTACCAAAGACGGTAACAAGCTGCCGGCCGCATTCGTCTACACCGGTCCCGAGGCGGTGTTCAAGAAGCTCGGGTTCAAGTTGGTTCAGCGGCTGTCTTACAGCAGGCCGTTGTATCGACTTGAATTGTAG